The Paenibacillus sp. FSL R7-0345 DNA segment CGTGAAGTCGGTCTCATGACCGACTGCCGAGATCACCGGAATGCCGGAGCCGGCGATCGCCCGCGCTACGGCTTCTTCGTTGAAGGCCCACAGTTCCTCCAGTGAGCCGCCCCCGCGGCCGACGATCAGCACGTCGGCCTCGCCCATGGCGTTCAGGTTCTGGATCGCCTTCACGATCGAGGGCCCAGCCCCTTTGCCCTGCACCAGCACGGGGTACAGCACCACCGCTACCTGCGGAAAGCGCCGCTGCAGCGTAATGATAATATCCCGTACAGCCGCGCCGGTCGGTGAAGTTACAACCCCGACAACGCGCGGAAAGCGCGGCAGCGGACGTTTGCGGTCCGCTGCGAACAGCCCTTCCTGCTCCAGCTTCCGCTTCAGCTGCTCGTAAGCCATATACAGGCTGCCGATGCCGTCAGGCTGCATATGGGTCGCATAGAACTGGTACTGCCCGTCCCGTTCATATACCGTTACATTGCCTCTGGCTATAACCTTGGTCCCTTCCTTCGGAACAAAGGGCAGCCGCTGGTTATGCGAGGCGAACATGATCGACTTGATCCGGCTGCTCTCATCCTTCAGCGTAAAGTACATATGCCCGCTGCCGTGATGCGTGAAGTTGGAGATTTCCCCGCGGACCCATACATCCGACAGGAGCACATCTGAATCCAGCTTCATCCGGATATATTTGTTCAGATCCTTGATGGATAAAACTTGCCGTTCTGCCGCCATAAGCAGTTCCTATTCCAGGCCGCGGCGGCGTTTGGCCGCAATCAGCGTGTTGCTCATCAGCATGGTAATGGTCATCGGGCCTACGCCGCCAGGTACAGGTGTAATGTATCCGGCAACTTCCCGCGCGCTCTCATAGTCCACATCTCCGGCAAGCTTCCCGGAATCCAGCCGGTTCATCCCGACATCGATGACAACGGCGCCCGGCTTCACGTATGAGCCGTCGATGAAATTAGCCCGCCCAATCGCTACTACCAGAATGTCCGCCTGACGGCAGATTTCGGCCATATTCGCTGTACGGGAGTGGCACATGGTTACGGTAGCATTCTCACGCTGCAGCAGCAGGGAGACCGGCTTGCCGACAATGTTGCTGCGGCCGATTACTACGGCATGCTTGCCGGCAATACCGGTGCCTGTCCGCTTGATCAGCTCAATACAGCCCGCAGGTGTACAAGGCAACAGGCTGTCATCACCGATAACAAGGTTGCCGACATTGATCGGATGGAAACCGTCCACATCCTTCTCCACAGCAATGGCATCGATAACCGCCTTCTCCTCGATATGCTTAGGCAGCGGAAGTTGTACGAGAATACCGTCAATATCATTACGGCTGTTCAGCTCTGCTACCAGGGCGAGCAGCTCCTCCTGGGTTGTGTCTGCATCGAGTCTGTGCACTTCCGAGTGGAAGCCAAGCTCTGTGCTGGATTTCTCCTTGTTCCGCACATAGACCTGGGACGCCGGATCTTCACCGACCAGAACGACAGCAAGACCAGGCTTTACGCCGTGCTCTGCCAGGTCTTTCACCTGCTGTGCGATGTCAATACGAATTTCTTCGGATACCTGTTTACCGCTGATGATTGCTGCTGTCATGTAAGTCTCTCCCCTTTTATCTACTCTAGAAGTGTGATTAAAACACGATGGCTGGTATTACGGGCTACTGCTTGTCTGCTGTTAGAGTCCTTTTTTTAAAAAAGCTGGCTTACAGCTCGCTTTTCAGCTTATCGATTTCCTGGATCATTTTGCCGAGCACACCGTTCACGAATTTGCCGGAATCCTCTGTGCCGAAATGCTTGGCCAGATCAATCGCTTCGTTGACCGCAACCTTGGCAGGCACATCGTCAGCGAAGACCATTTCAAAAGTAGCCAGGCGCAGGATCTGCCGGTCTACCCGGGACAGACGGCTCATCTGCCAGCCCTTAAGGTAATGCTCCAGCATATCGTCGATAGCCACCTTGTGCTCCCATACGCCGTTCACATGCAGCACGACATAAGCCTTCAGTTCAACCTCATCCGTAATAACATGCTCGCTTTCATTCTCTTCGGATGCCTCCGCGATCAGCATTTCTACCGCTTCCGCACTATCCACATCGTTCATTTCCATCTGGTACAGGCTCTGTACAATAATCTCTCTCGCTAAACGTCTCTTCATGTGTTCCTCCTACAATCTTATCTCGCATTTTATATCGTAAAGCATTGTTTCCGGCAAATCATTCATTACAGTGCAATCACAATTATTCTCAGCATAAAACCGTCTGCTTTATCCCTAATTGTATTTCGTACAGTCAAAAACCGGCCGGGGCTGTACCGGGGTTCATATGTCGGTATCTAATTGTACGAAATACAGTTAAACGGATTGTAGGTCCATCCAGTAACCAAAAAAACCGCACAGCCCTCACCCGGCAGGCCAGATAACGCAAAAGAAACGGGTTCCAGGCTCCGGGAGAAAGGCTATCGCGGTTCATTTGAAGGGACGCCAGCGTCCGGACAGCCGCTCCACCAGCTCCTGCCATACAAACAGGGGCGGCTGCGCCGTATCCTTTCTTTTGCCAAGCGTATATCCGATGAACACTACCAGTGCAAAGAACAGCATATCCCAAAAACCGCTAATCAGATAAATCAGGCCAAGCACAATACCGAAGGTAACTCCGGCGATTCTGCCCCCGTGACTTTCCCATACTTCTTTCCAGGGCATAAGGGAAACTCACCTCTATTCCACTCGACTTTTGAAGCTTGGAGACTGTGTGAGGTTGGCAATATAGACCGAAACGTCTGCAACCGGAATTCCGGTCGTCTCCTGCACGAAATCATGCACCTGACGCTGAACCTCATTAGTCAGCAGCGGGAGCGAATGCTCGCCGTCCACTACCGCACGGATCATAATCTCAAGTCCGGCCTGCGACACGCGGATACGCGACTTCAGGTCCCGGATCCCCTTGACCTTCCCTGCTGCCTTCAGGCTCAGGTTCTCAATGGTTTCCATGGAAATCTGAATGTCCCCGTACTCCGTACGCTGGTCCACCGACGGCTGGGAGGCCCGGTCACGGCGCAGAGAGATATAGAAGAAGCGGATGCTGAGCAGAAACAGAACGACTGCCACTGCAATGGCTGCAATGTAGGCGGCCGGACCGTCCTGAATCTCCACCGTATCCGGTATTGCGCCGCTCAGGAGGAGAATGGCAATTACAGATAATATTCCGATGCTTAGGCTGTAGATAAACAGCAGAAGCCTGTCCAAAATTTTTGCCACTGGTCTCATAACCTCCTTAAATTAGAGTAAACCCTCGACGGTGCTGTCGGGGGTTTATAGATAAACGAGGGCCCTTATTTCACGCGGTGAACCGCTTCTGTATCTTCACTCTTGTCCGTGCTTACGGTAGTTTTGAACTGAACGTCATGGACATGCACATTCACTTCCACTACAGTCAGACCAGTCATAGTCTCGATGGAACGCTTGACATTACGCTGAATCTCTCCGGCTACTTCCGGAATACGGTTGCCGTACTCGATAATTACGGAGACATCAACGGCAGCTTCACGTTGTCCAACCTCTACCTTTACTCCTTTGGACAGGTTCTTGCGGCCGAGCAGCTCCACAATTCCTCCGGCGAATCCGCCGCTCATGCCGGCCACGCCTCTGACTTCCACGGTAGCCAAACCTGCGATAACCTCGATTACTTCCGGAGCAATCTGGATCTCGCCGATCTCCGTACGTTCGAATTCCGTCGGCAATGTACTCATCTTGGACTTCAACCCTTTCAATAAAAAAGTTGTTCAATATTTATAACGGAGAGCACGTCTCTTATTAAACATACTATATCATTTGCCGAACTTTATGACAAACAATGAGAATCCGTCCTAAATTTCATACTCTTCCAGGAACTTGATATCAAAATTCCCGTCCAGGAATACCGGATGCTCCAGCAGCTTCTGGTGGAACGGGATCGTGGTATGTATACCTTCCACAGCAAATTCAGCCAGCGCCCGCTTCATCTTCGCCACTGCCTCCTGGCGCGTCGGCGCCCAGACGATCAGCTTGGCAATCATCGAATCATAGAAAGGTGAGATTGTATAGCCGGGATAAGCCCCGCTGTCCACACGTACACCCAGTCCGCCCGGAGGTAGGTAAAAGCCGATTTTGCCAGGTGAAGGCATAAAGTTCTTGTCCGGATCTTCGGCATTAATGCGGCACTCAATCGACCAGCCGTTGATCACGATATCCTCCTGGGTAAAGGAGAGCGGATTGCCTTCTGCCACCGAGATCATTTCCTTGATCAGATCCACGCCGGTAACCATCTCTGTTACCGGATGTTCAACCTGGATTCTGGTGTTCATCTCCATGAAGTAGAACTGTCCGTCAGGGCCCAGCAGAAACTCCAGCGTACCTGCTCCGGAGTAATTCACGGCCTGCGCTGCACGTACAGCCGCCTGGCCCATCGCTTCACGGATCTCCGGCGTCAGCACGGAACACGGAGCTTCTTCGACCAGCTTCTGGCGGCGGCGCTGCACGGAGCAGTCACGTTCGCCCAGATGGACGACATTACCATGATTATCTGCGATAATCTGAATTTCCACATGCTTCATT contains these protein-coding regions:
- the xseA gene encoding exodeoxyribonuclease VII large subunit, whose product is MAAERQVLSIKDLNKYIRMKLDSDVLLSDVWVRGEISNFTHHGSGHMYFTLKDESSRIKSIMFASHNQRLPFVPKEGTKVIARGNVTVYERDGQYQFYATHMQPDGIGSLYMAYEQLKRKLEQEGLFAADRKRPLPRFPRVVGVVTSPTGAAVRDIIITLQRRFPQVAVVLYPVLVQGKGAGPSIVKAIQNLNAMGEADVLIVGRGGGSLEELWAFNEEAVARAIAGSGIPVISAVGHETDFTIADFAADLRAATPTAAAELAVPHAAELASQLRTAELRLRQGLLRRSQRGGERLASLQRSLALVGPRRQLAQHAQRLDMLRTALSRAAETRHRRAQERQAVVRARLQRFHPQASVNAARQRTEGITRQLTGAMQARLRDKRARYVSELRSLDALSPLKVMSRGYSLVYDEKEEHLIKSLKEVELGDVVNIKLNDGQLSCQVWGMKEDGKDDDEGSGTGF
- the folD gene encoding bifunctional methylenetetrahydrofolate dehydrogenase/methenyltetrahydrofolate cyclohydrolase FolD, with product MTAAIISGKQVSEEIRIDIAQQVKDLAEHGVKPGLAVVLVGEDPASQVYVRNKEKSSTELGFHSEVHRLDADTTQEELLALVAELNSRNDIDGILVQLPLPKHIEEKAVIDAIAVEKDVDGFHPINVGNLVIGDDSLLPCTPAGCIELIKRTGTGIAGKHAVVIGRSNIVGKPVSLLLQRENATVTMCHSRTANMAEICRQADILVVAIGRANFIDGSYVKPGAVVIDVGMNRLDSGKLAGDVDYESAREVAGYITPVPGGVGPMTITMLMSNTLIAAKRRRGLE
- the nusB gene encoding transcription antitermination factor NusB; the encoded protein is MKRRLAREIIVQSLYQMEMNDVDSAEAVEMLIAEASEENESEHVITDEVELKAYVVLHVNGVWEHKVAIDDMLEHYLKGWQMSRLSRVDRQILRLATFEMVFADDVPAKVAVNEAIDLAKHFGTEDSGKFVNGVLGKMIQEIDKLKSEL
- a CDS encoding DUF2273 domain-containing protein, coding for MPWKEVWESHGGRIAGVTFGIVLGLIYLISGFWDMLFFALVVFIGYTLGKRKDTAQPPLFVWQELVERLSGRWRPFK
- the amaP gene encoding alkaline shock response membrane anchor protein AmaP, whose protein sequence is MAKILDRLLLFIYSLSIGILSVIAILLLSGAIPDTVEIQDGPAAYIAAIAVAVVLFLLSIRFFYISLRRDRASQPSVDQRTEYGDIQISMETIENLSLKAAGKVKGIRDLKSRIRVSQAGLEIMIRAVVDGEHSLPLLTNEVQRQVHDFVQETTGIPVADVSVYIANLTQSPSFKSRVE
- a CDS encoding Asp23/Gls24 family envelope stress response protein, whose amino-acid sequence is MSTLPTEFERTEIGEIQIAPEVIEVIAGLATVEVRGVAGMSGGFAGGIVELLGRKNLSKGVKVEVGQREAAVDVSVIIEYGNRIPEVAGEIQRNVKRSIETMTGLTVVEVNVHVHDVQFKTTVSTDKSEDTEAVHRVK
- the accC gene encoding acetyl-CoA carboxylase biotin carboxylase subunit; this encodes MNIQKVLIANRGEIAVRIIRACREMGISTVAVYSEPDRDSLHVRLADEAYCIGPMLSKDSYLNFTNIMSVATLTECDAIHPGYGFLAENADFAEICGSCNITFIGPSPDAITRMGDKAVAKDTMKLAGVPVIPGSDGLVGDVEEAVMLGRDIGYPIIIKATAGGGGKGIRIAEDEESLVKQITAAQQEAQKAFGNGGVYLEKFLTGMKHVEIQIIADNHGNVVHLGERDCSVQRRRQKLVEEAPCSVLTPEIREAMGQAAVRAAQAVNYSGAGTLEFLLGPDGQFYFMEMNTRIQVEHPVTEMVTGVDLIKEMISVAEGNPLSFTQEDIVINGWSIECRINAEDPDKNFMPSPGKIGFYLPPGGLGVRVDSGAYPGYTISPFYDSMIAKLIVWAPTRQEAVAKMKRALAEFAVEGIHTTIPFHQKLLEHPVFLDGNFDIKFLEEYEI